The Amycolatopsis japonica nucleotide sequence GCTCGTCGGCGAGACGGCGCGCCGTCTCCGTCATCTTGTCGGTGTCCTCGACGACCTCGCGGACGTCACCCAGCACCGACGACAGCCGGTTGTCCAGCTCGCGGGCCCGGTTCGGGTCCGTGACCAGGTCGATCTCGATGTACATCCACGACTCGGCCGCCGAATTCGCCGGCGGCTCAGCCGGGTCGGCGTCCGGGTGGACCTCCAGCAGCTCGCCGGTCAGATCCCGGCTCACCACGACGATCGGGTGCACGATGCGCTGCACCTGCACCCCGTCCCGCGCGAACTCGGCCGCGACGGAATCCACCAGGTACGGCATGTCGTCCGTGACGACCTGCACAACGGTGGCCTCACGCGTCCAGCCGTCTTCGGGGCCCGTCGGGTTCAGCAACCGCACCGCGGGACGGCCGGGCATCCGGTCCTTCGCGAGCTGCAGATGCGAGCGGACGGCGCCGACGAGGTCGACCGGGTCGTCACCGAGAATCTCTTCGGCCGGGATGTGCCGGTAGTAAAGGCGGATCAGGTCGCCGATCTCCGGGGCGTACGCCGCGGCGGCGTCGATCAGGTCGTCCCGGATCTGCTCCGGGTTCGCCGACCGGCGCCGGGCGCCATCCTCGGTGCCGACATCTTTTCCGGGCAGGGACGAGACTCCCGTCGAGCTCATTTGAGGCAACTCTCCACTGTAGCGAGATTGACACCGCGACCGGCACGACTCTGTACAGGCCCAGACCCAACCTACAGCTCCGGACAGTCGGCTCCACAAGGCCGGGTCCTTCGCGCCCGTCGAAGATTTCCCTGCTCAGATACCGGAATCGCCGTGATCGGTTCAGCTACTCGCCGGTCACATCGGCGGTCTGTCCGGACCCTCCCACGCCTCGCCGCACCGGGGTGACCAGCACCCATTGCCGCGCGATGCCCCGACGGGCGACCTGAGCGGGTCAGCTGAATCGTTCAAGCCGAGCGCGGCTCCCACCGAGGGAGCAAGGGACCTTTGCTACCGCGGGTCAGTCGCTCCCGTTGGCGCGGTGCCGGTCGTGACCGTTGACCGGACGCTTTCCCGAGTCCTGGGAACCGAGCTGCTTCACGAGCGCGGCAGCGCTGGCGGTGCCCGCCTGGTGCTCGGCGAGCGCGCGGGCGAGCAGGTCGGCGAGACCGGCGTCCGGCGGCGGTTCCTCCTCCGCGATCGCGCGGGCGTAGCTCTCCGGGAACGGCGTGATCGGCCGCCAGGAACCGGTGTCGGTCAGCGGGTCCAGCGCGGGCGGCATCCGCAACCGCGGCAGCCACGGATCCGCGACCTCTTCCTTGGCGGCCGGACGAGCGCTTTCCTGAGTCTGCGAAGGCGCGGGATCTTCCCGCGGTGGCGGGGCGAGCGGGACGGCGGGCTCGCGGTACTCGACCGGAGGCTGTTCCCGGCGGGTCTCGGCGCGTTCTTCGGCGACGGGTTCGGGGTGCACGGGATCCGCGGCGGCGTCCGCACGACGACGTCCGCCGCCGTGTCCACCGGCGCTCGAGATCCCGAGCCGGTCCAGCACCGATTTCGCCGCCACGGAACCGTGTTCGGCGTCGTGCCGGGTCTTGCGCGAGACGGGCGCCGACGACCGGCGGGCCCGCTCTTCGGCCGCCCATTCGTCGCTCTCCCACAACGGGGCGGCGGTGCCGGGCGGACGCGGCGGCGTGGCCTCCGCCGCCATCCGCGGCCGGGGCTCGGCGGCGGGCTCGGGTGCGAGAAGCAGTTCCGGGACCACGGGTTCCGAGGCCACCACGGGCACCGGCTCCTCGGTCCGGGCGGGCGCTTCGGCTTCGGCCCGCCACCGTGCGGCCGGAGCCGGGGTTTCGGGTCGAGCGACCACGGGTTCGGCAACGGTCTCACGCGCCGCGGGTGTTTCCGGACGACGACGGCGCCCAGGCTCCGGCTCGGGACGCGACACCGGCGCGGGTTCCGGTTTCGGCGGCGGCATCAGTTTCGGCGCGGCGGGTTCGGCCTTGGGCTCGAACCTGATCGACGGCTTGGCCTTCTTCGGCACCCGACGACGCCAGTCGCTGTCGGACTCCGCCACATCTCGTGTGGGCTCCGGACGGGACGGCGGCTTCAACACCGGTGCTTCGCTCTTTTCGGCGACCGGCGCCGCGGGCCGCTCCGCCGGACGCGGTGGCTCGGCAGGAGGCGCAGGCTCGGCGGGACGCACAGGCTCCGCGGGACGCGAAGACACAGCCGCGCGCGCAGGCTCGACCGGCGCCTGCCGCACCGGCGCGGGCTCCGGCTGCCTGCTCTGCCGCACGGGCTGCGGCTCACGACGAACCGGCGGCTCGGCCGCAGCCCGCTTTGGCGGTGCTACGTCGATCGGCGGGATCACCGCGGTCACCTCGGCCGGTTCCGGCGCCGGAACGGCCGCCGGCGTGGACGCCGCCGCGGCCGACCGCGCGGCGACGGCCCGCAAGACGTCGTCGAGGTCGACAGCGGCGTTCTCGGCCGAGCCGAACTCGCCGACCAGGACGTTGCACGCCTGCCTGCGCGCGCGGGCGTGCAGATGCTCGGCGGCCCGCGAACGGTGCAGGCAACCGATGGCCTCTTCGGCCCGGCCCAGCCGTTCCTCGATCTGCGCGAGCTCCAGCCACAGCCGTGCCGTGACGGCGTGCAGGTTGTGGTCGCCGGTCCCGGCGACCGCCTCACGGACGAGCATTCCGGCGGCCTCGCCGGATCCCGCGGGCAGCAGGACGCGGGTGGCCACCGCCAGCCGCAGCCAGGCGGCAGGCGCGATCCCCGCGGCCCGGACGGGGGCGTCGAGGATCGGCTGCGCGACCTCCAGCGCCATCTCCGTGTCGCCCCGGTCCAGCAACGTGCAGACGAGTTGCAGGATCAGCCTGATCCGGACGAGACCGCCGTCGTCGTCCGGGTTTCCGAGCTTTTCGAGCATGCCCAGCCCGGTCCGCGCGGCATCGG carries:
- a CDS encoding tetratricopeptide repeat protein; translation: MEASKRQRPGSPTTMVGGRTAATGGTLSAVGRLIERADALHLRAPELALVLGERAAALAEAAGADEQWIRAESLVVSARVRLGGRPRTVGRAVAALRAAEHAGYGDIAARLRIDLAVCARSVGIPLTGLAALRPLLADPAVSPSHRAEALCHLVGCLAQFGRKAELDRVLAEADKLVLGDGSMTADSQLLIRAMLRVGVSAHRRRHGDLTAAADAARTGLGMLEKLGNPDDDGGLVRIRLILQLVCTLLDRGDTEMALEVAQPILDAPVRAAGIAPAAWLRLAVATRVLLPAGSGEAAGMLVREAVAGTGDHNLHAVTARLWLELAQIEERLGRAEEAIGCLHRSRAAEHLHARARRQACNVLVGEFGSAENAAVDLDDVLRAVAARSAAAASTPAAVPAPEPAEVTAVIPPIDVAPPKRAAAEPPVRREPQPVRQSRQPEPAPVRQAPVEPARAAVSSRPAEPVRPAEPAPPAEPPRPAERPAAPVAEKSEAPVLKPPSRPEPTRDVAESDSDWRRRVPKKAKPSIRFEPKAEPAAPKLMPPPKPEPAPVSRPEPEPGRRRRPETPAARETVAEPVVARPETPAPAARWRAEAEAPARTEEPVPVVASEPVVPELLLAPEPAAEPRPRMAAEATPPRPPGTAAPLWESDEWAAEERARRSSAPVSRKTRHDAEHGSVAAKSVLDRLGISSAGGHGGGRRRADAAADPVHPEPVAEERAETRREQPPVEYREPAVPLAPPPREDPAPSQTQESARPAAKEEVADPWLPRLRMPPALDPLTDTGSWRPITPFPESYARAIAEEEPPPDAGLADLLARALAEHQAGTASAAALVKQLGSQDSGKRPVNGHDRHRANGSD